A part of Mycolicibacterium sp. TUM20985 genomic DNA contains:
- a CDS encoding Rv0361 family membrane protein, which produces MTGSDADDEGPIRLPEPEPDRPTIAPFLGALVVITIVVIAIVSFNVFGSTTTTPGDQVARAAVGQNDALQRQDYAAFRDFTCRADQGSESDFQARQRDSVAKNGERYLDDVTDIGVDGDRASATVTYHFDKTADSKSPTPLTFVQEDGAWKVCLS; this is translated from the coding sequence GTGACGGGTTCCGATGCCGACGACGAGGGACCCATTCGGCTGCCGGAACCCGAGCCCGACCGCCCCACCATCGCGCCCTTCCTCGGTGCGCTGGTGGTCATCACGATCGTGGTGATCGCAATCGTGTCGTTCAACGTGTTCGGGTCGACGACCACCACCCCCGGCGACCAGGTGGCGCGGGCGGCCGTCGGCCAGAACGACGCGCTGCAACGCCAGGACTACGCCGCGTTCCGTGACTTCACGTGCCGAGCCGACCAGGGCAGCGAGTCGGATTTTCAAGCGCGGCAGCGTGATTCGGTGGCCAAGAACGGGGAGCGTTACCTCGACGACGTCACCGACATCGGCGTCGACGGCGACCGCGCCTCGGCGACCGTCACGTACCACTTCGACAAGACGGCGGACAGTAAGTCGCCCACCCCGCTGACCTTCGTCCAGGAGGACGGGGCCTGGAAGGTCTGCCTGAGCTAG
- a CDS encoding cytochrome P450 yields the protein MTASAAPSLPPVHMRRDAFDPTPELGEIRAGAGVQTVVNSFGMTVYLVARHDDVKRVLSDHDHFSNARPPGFVVPGAPVMPDEELASARAGNLLGLDPPEHQRLRRMLTPEFTIRRIKRLEPRIAEIVTEHLDAMEAAGPPTDLVEHFALPIPSLVICELLGVPYEDRADFQSRSARQLDLSLPIPERLEMQRRGRTYMQSLVGRARRHPGEDILGMLVREHGTELTDDELVGIAGLLLLAGHETTSNMLGLGTLALLRHPDQLAAVRDDPDAIGPAIEELLRWLSIVHTSIPRVTTTDVEVAGVPIPAGQLVFASLPAANRDPEFISAPDVLDVRRGAPGHVAFGHGVHHCLGASLARMEMRIAWPALLKRFPKLALAEDFDDVAFRSFHFIYGLRSLAVTW from the coding sequence ATGACTGCATCGGCCGCCCCCTCGCTGCCACCCGTACACATGCGCCGCGACGCCTTCGATCCCACTCCGGAACTCGGCGAGATCCGGGCGGGTGCCGGAGTTCAGACCGTCGTCAACTCGTTTGGCATGACGGTGTATCTGGTTGCCCGGCACGACGACGTGAAGCGGGTGCTGTCCGATCACGATCACTTCTCCAACGCCCGGCCGCCGGGTTTCGTCGTTCCCGGCGCTCCGGTCATGCCCGACGAGGAACTGGCCAGCGCCCGGGCCGGCAACCTCCTCGGCCTCGATCCCCCCGAGCATCAGCGGCTGCGAAGAATGCTGACGCCGGAATTCACCATCCGGCGGATCAAGCGCCTGGAGCCCCGGATCGCCGAGATCGTGACCGAACACCTCGACGCCATGGAGGCGGCCGGACCGCCCACCGACCTCGTCGAGCACTTCGCGCTGCCCATCCCGTCGTTGGTGATCTGCGAGTTGCTCGGCGTGCCCTACGAGGATCGCGCGGACTTCCAGTCCCGTTCCGCCCGCCAACTCGATCTCTCGCTGCCGATCCCCGAGCGGCTCGAGATGCAGCGCCGGGGCCGCACGTACATGCAGTCCCTCGTCGGCAGGGCCCGCCGCCACCCGGGTGAGGACATCCTCGGCATGTTGGTCCGCGAGCACGGCACCGAACTGACCGACGACGAACTGGTCGGCATCGCAGGTCTGCTGCTGCTCGCCGGCCACGAGACCACGTCGAACATGCTGGGACTGGGCACCCTTGCGCTGCTGCGACATCCCGACCAGTTGGCCGCCGTGCGCGACGATCCCGATGCCATCGGACCCGCGATCGAGGAACTTCTGCGGTGGCTGTCGATCGTGCATACCTCGATTCCCCGGGTAACCACGACCGACGTCGAGGTGGCGGGCGTGCCCATTCCGGCGGGTCAGCTGGTGTTCGCGTCGCTGCCCGCGGCCAATCGCGATCCCGAATTCATCTCAGCGCCAGACGTTCTCGACGTTCGCCGCGGCGCGCCGGGGCACGTCGCCTTCGGGCACGGAGTGCACCACTGTCTGGGCGCCTCGCTGGCGCGGATGGAGATGCGGATCGCGTGGCCCGCGCTGCTGAAGCGGTTCCCGAAGCTGGCGCTGGCCGAGGACTTCGACGATGTCGCGTTCCGCTCGTTCCACTTCATCTACGGACTACGGTCGTTGGCAGTGACCTGGTGA
- a CDS encoding PaaI family thioesterase produces the protein MSDLTDDPEYDRHGGFPLFEPANPGPGYGPFLASMRRLQDLAVSADPDGDTWVDAAARVAGLVDLLEPFEAAEGVGPANRVPTLPGSGSLLMPPYRVTRFEADGVELSVSFTRFHVGGNSAVHGGVLPLLFDSIFGMVIHAAGRPISRTGFLHVDYRSVTPIDTALSAKGWIRTVEGRKAFVNAELRKPDGTLCAEANGLMIRLLPGQP, from the coding sequence GTGAGTGACCTGACCGACGATCCCGAGTACGACCGGCACGGTGGCTTTCCGCTCTTCGAACCCGCGAACCCGGGGCCGGGATACGGTCCGTTCCTGGCGTCGATGAGACGGTTGCAGGACCTCGCCGTGTCGGCCGACCCCGACGGTGACACCTGGGTCGACGCCGCCGCTCGCGTCGCGGGGCTGGTCGATCTGCTGGAGCCCTTCGAGGCGGCCGAGGGCGTTGGGCCCGCCAATCGCGTTCCTACGCTTCCCGGTTCGGGCAGCCTGCTGATGCCGCCCTACCGGGTGACCAGATTCGAGGCCGACGGCGTCGAGTTGAGCGTCTCGTTCACTCGCTTCCACGTCGGTGGCAACTCGGCCGTTCACGGTGGAGTGCTTCCGCTGCTGTTCGACTCGATCTTCGGCATGGTGATCCACGCTGCCGGGCGTCCGATCAGCCGCACGGGGTTCCTGCACGTCGACTATCGCAGCGTCACGCCGATCGACACGGCACTGAGCGCCAAGGGCTGGATCCGCACGGTCGAGGGCCGCAAGGCGTTCGTCAACGCCGAGCTGCGCAAGCCCGACGGCACCCTCTGCGCCGAGGCCAACGGGTTGATGATTCGGCTGCTACCAGGCCAACCCTGA
- a CDS encoding Na+/H+ antiporter, giving the protein MAGAALLAVLVASVLLAGIARRFDVSGPLALVVAGLLAGLIPGVDGIELEPDLVLFVILPPLLWSAGLESSYVAMRRNTRRIGLLAVGLPLVTTFAVGIVAYHTVPELTIAAALTLGAIVAPPDAVSATAIGRRLGLPRQIMTLLGGESLLNDATALTAYKVALAAAIGTATSWGTPIFTFALAAVGGTVVGGAMGSLIVYVRRWLGDSLVESALGLVAPFFIYLLAEETHGSGVIAVVVAALILGQRSTRASYATRLQDTAVWKTVQFVLESFAFLLIGLQLPTVVAELRGISVAVLVTASAAVLATVIVVRVVWVFSMAFVPRKLSRRIRENEEAPTKAQVFIVAWAGMRGVVSLAAAFAVPVSTLSGDPFPGRPQLVFLTFVVVVGTLLLHGLTLPWIIKVLDVQGDDAHQDALDEAAAQTKAAQAAADRLDQLMAEQRPESDVHERAATVLRRWNDRRSNSAWEQLGRGDDEIGEGPAAAFRRLRLEMLKAERETFIAERDAGRINDETLRSALRGLDLEEATLSRD; this is encoded by the coding sequence ATGGCAGGTGCCGCATTGCTTGCGGTTCTCGTGGCGTCGGTGTTGCTGGCCGGGATCGCGCGCCGGTTCGACGTGTCCGGACCGTTGGCCTTGGTGGTGGCCGGCCTGCTGGCGGGCCTCATCCCCGGCGTCGACGGCATCGAGCTCGAACCGGATCTGGTGCTGTTCGTCATCCTGCCCCCGCTGCTGTGGTCCGCCGGGCTCGAGAGCAGCTATGTCGCGATGCGGAGGAACACGCGCCGAATCGGCCTGCTCGCGGTGGGTCTGCCACTGGTCACCACGTTCGCGGTCGGCATCGTGGCCTACCACACGGTGCCCGAGCTGACGATCGCCGCGGCGCTCACGCTCGGCGCGATCGTCGCCCCGCCGGATGCGGTGTCCGCCACGGCCATCGGCCGCAGGCTCGGGCTGCCGCGCCAGATCATGACGTTGCTCGGCGGCGAGAGCCTGCTCAACGATGCGACCGCCCTGACGGCCTACAAGGTCGCGCTGGCGGCGGCGATCGGCACGGCCACGAGCTGGGGGACGCCCATCTTCACGTTCGCGCTGGCGGCGGTCGGCGGCACCGTGGTCGGCGGCGCGATGGGCTCGCTCATCGTGTACGTCCGGCGCTGGCTCGGTGACTCGCTGGTGGAGAGCGCGCTGGGGTTGGTCGCGCCGTTCTTCATCTACCTGCTCGCCGAGGAGACACACGGCTCGGGCGTGATAGCCGTCGTGGTGGCCGCCCTGATCCTCGGCCAGCGCTCGACGCGCGCCAGCTATGCCACCCGACTTCAGGACACCGCCGTCTGGAAGACGGTGCAGTTCGTCCTCGAATCGTTTGCGTTCCTGTTGATCGGGTTGCAGCTGCCGACGGTCGTCGCCGAGCTGCGAGGCATCTCCGTCGCGGTCCTGGTGACCGCCTCGGCGGCGGTGCTGGCGACGGTGATCGTCGTCCGGGTCGTCTGGGTGTTCTCGATGGCGTTCGTGCCGCGCAAGCTGTCCCGTCGCATCCGGGAGAACGAGGAAGCTCCGACGAAGGCGCAGGTCTTCATCGTCGCGTGGGCGGGGATGCGCGGGGTGGTGTCACTGGCCGCCGCGTTCGCCGTACCCGTCAGCACGCTGTCGGGTGACCCGTTTCCCGGGCGGCCGCAGCTGGTGTTCCTGACCTTCGTGGTCGTGGTCGGAACGCTGCTGCTGCACGGGCTCACCCTGCCCTGGATCATCAAGGTGCTCGACGTCCAGGGCGACGATGCCCACCAGGACGCCCTCGACGAGGCCGCCGCCCAGACCAAGGCCGCTCAGGCGGCCGCCGACCGACTCGACCAGCTCATGGCCGAGCAACGTCCGGAATCGGACGTCCACGAGCGTGCCGCCACCGTGCTGCGGCGCTGGAACGACCGTCGCAGCAACTCCGCGTGGGAGCAGCTGGGCCGCGGCGACGACGAGATCGGCGAGGGCCCGGCGGCGGCCTTCCGGCGCCTCCGGCTCGAGATGCTCAAGGCGGAACGGGAGACGTTCATCGCCGAGCGCGACGCAGGCCGGATCAACGACGAGACGCTGCGGTCGGCGTTACGGGGCCTCGACCTGGAGGAGGCGACCCTCTCCAGGGACTAG
- a CDS encoding O-succinylhomoserine sulfhydrylase: MTESEDRPVPSVRIPKALPDGVSQATIGVRGGLLRSEFEETSEALYLTSGYVYGSAGDAEKAFTGEIDRFVYSRYGNPTIAMFEERLRLIEDAPAAFATATGMAAVFTSLGALLGAGDRLVAARSLFGSCFVVCNEILPRWGVETVFVDGEDLSEWEEALADTSKPTRAVFFETPSNPMQSLVDIAAVSDLAHSAGAKVVLDNVFATPLLQQGMPLGADVVVYSGTKHIDGQGRVLGGAILGDKEFIDGPVQKLMRHTGPAISPFNAWTMLKGLETLAVRVDYANASAHRVAEFLQNHPSVSWVRYPFLESHPQYDLAKRQMRGGGTVVTFELAAAEGQGKQRAFEVLDKLRIIDISNNLGDSKSLITHPATTTHRAMGPEGRAAIGLGDAVVRVSVGLEGTEDLIADLDQALS; this comes from the coding sequence ATGACCGAATCCGAGGATCGTCCCGTCCCTTCGGTGCGGATCCCAAAGGCATTGCCCGACGGCGTGAGTCAGGCCACCATCGGGGTACGCGGTGGTCTGCTGCGATCGGAGTTCGAGGAGACCTCCGAGGCGCTCTACCTGACCTCCGGTTACGTCTACGGCTCGGCGGGCGATGCCGAGAAGGCGTTCACCGGGGAGATCGACCGGTTCGTCTACTCCCGGTACGGCAATCCCACCATCGCGATGTTCGAGGAACGGTTGCGGCTGATCGAGGACGCGCCAGCGGCCTTCGCGACGGCGACGGGGATGGCCGCGGTGTTCACGTCCCTCGGTGCCCTGCTCGGAGCCGGCGACCGGTTGGTGGCCGCGCGCAGCCTGTTCGGTTCGTGCTTCGTGGTGTGCAACGAGATCCTGCCGCGGTGGGGCGTGGAGACCGTGTTCGTCGACGGGGAAGACCTCTCCGAGTGGGAGGAGGCGCTGGCCGATACCTCCAAGCCCACCCGAGCAGTGTTCTTCGAGACGCCGTCGAACCCGATGCAGTCGCTCGTCGACATCGCCGCGGTTTCCGATCTGGCGCACTCCGCCGGCGCAAAGGTGGTGCTGGACAACGTCTTCGCGACCCCACTGCTGCAGCAGGGCATGCCGCTGGGTGCGGACGTCGTCGTCTACTCGGGTACCAAGCACATCGACGGTCAGGGCCGGGTGCTCGGCGGCGCGATCCTCGGCGACAAGGAATTCATCGACGGGCCGGTGCAGAAGTTGATGCGCCACACCGGACCGGCGATCAGTCCCTTCAACGCCTGGACGATGTTGAAAGGCCTTGAGACGCTGGCGGTTCGGGTTGACTACGCGAACGCCTCGGCGCATCGGGTCGCAGAGTTCCTGCAGAACCACCCATCGGTGTCGTGGGTGCGGTATCCGTTCCTCGAGTCGCATCCGCAGTACGATCTGGCCAAACGGCAGATGCGGGGCGGCGGCACGGTCGTCACGTTCGAGTTGGCGGCCGCCGAGGGACAGGGCAAACAACGCGCCTTCGAGGTACTCGACAAACTGCGCATCATCGACATCTCGAACAACCTGGGTGACTCCAAGTCGCTCATCACGCATCCCGCCACCACCACCCATCGCGCGATGGGTCCGGAGGGTCGGGCGGCGATCGGACTCGGCGACGCGGTGGTGCGGGTGTCCGTCGGGCTCGAGGGCACGGAGGACCTGATCGCAGACCTGGATCAGGCTCTCAGCTAG
- a CDS encoding ferredoxin gives MRLEADREDCIASGNCVMISNALFDQDDDGIVVLLAEEVPDGEEDHAREAVKICPASVLRLV, from the coding sequence ATGAGACTAGAGGCCGACCGCGAGGACTGCATCGCGTCGGGCAACTGCGTGATGATCTCCAACGCGTTGTTCGACCAGGACGACGACGGCATCGTGGTGCTGCTCGCCGAGGAGGTGCCCGACGGCGAGGAGGACCACGCCCGCGAGGCGGTCAAGATCTGCCCGGCGTCGGTACTACGCCTGGTCTGA
- a CDS encoding MarR family winged helix-turn-helix transcriptional regulator, protein MTAESDWIARVFAERNDVSPNEFRALLFVMIAETRGAQLTAGELRRQMGMSGAAITYLVERMAEAGHLRREADPADRRKVILRYTEHGMDLARTFFAALARHNHGAMAQLPDSDLEAAHRTFAAMVGAMRGFRGDLATPPAGLVPGEGRLLQVEAP, encoded by the coding sequence ATGACGGCGGAGTCGGACTGGATCGCCAGGGTGTTCGCCGAACGAAACGATGTGTCGCCCAACGAGTTTCGGGCGCTGTTATTCGTCATGATCGCCGAGACCCGGGGTGCGCAGCTGACGGCCGGTGAGCTCCGGCGGCAAATGGGTATGTCGGGTGCGGCGATCACGTACCTGGTCGAGCGGATGGCCGAGGCCGGCCATTTGCGCCGGGAGGCCGACCCCGCGGACCGACGCAAGGTGATCCTGCGGTACACCGAGCACGGGATGGACCTTGCGCGGACGTTCTTCGCGGCCCTGGCGCGGCACAACCACGGCGCCATGGCCCAGCTGCCGGACTCGGATCTCGAGGCGGCGCATCGCACGTTCGCGGCGATGGTGGGTGCCATGCGGGGGTTCCGCGGGGACCTGGCGACGCCGCCGGCGGGTCTAGTCCCTGGAGAGGGTCGCCTCCTCCAGGTCGAGGCCCCGTAA
- a CDS encoding rhodanese-like domain-containing protein: MSYAGDITPEEAWKLLVGDPEAVLVDCRTSAEWRFVGVPDISSLQRDVVYVEWSRTDGTHNDGFVDELVAAGVTPGERPVVFLCRSGNRSIGAAEAATDAGIAPSYNVLDGFEGNLDELGHRGGTGWKAIGLPWRQS, translated from the coding sequence GTGAGTTACGCGGGAGACATCACCCCTGAAGAGGCGTGGAAGCTGTTGGTCGGCGATCCCGAGGCCGTGCTGGTCGACTGCCGGACCTCGGCCGAGTGGCGCTTCGTCGGCGTACCCGACATCTCGTCACTGCAGCGCGACGTCGTGTACGTCGAATGGAGCCGCACCGACGGCACGCACAACGACGGATTCGTCGACGAGCTGGTGGCTGCGGGCGTGACGCCGGGGGAGCGCCCGGTCGTGTTCCTGTGCCGCTCCGGCAACCGCTCGATTGGCGCGGCCGAGGCCGCCACCGACGCCGGGATCGCGCCGTCCTACAACGTGCTCGACGGTTTCGAGGGGAACCTCGACGAGCTCGGGCACCGCGGCGGGACCGGCTGGAAGGCCATCGGCCTACCCTGGAGACAATCATGA
- a CDS encoding AMP-binding protein, with the protein MSVLGTSSAETSIPNVLRARALRQPDAPAYTFVDYEIDPAGYPETLTWSQVYQRVRVVAEELTLCGAIGDRAAILAPQGLEYVIAFLGALHAGFVAVPLSVPQAGSHDERVSAALRDSAPTVILTTTAVADVVREYSAVLGRSAPSVVEVDALDLDAPVESEPAPQVRSRPAYLQYTSGSTRVPAGVMVSHRNVVANLEQVMADYFAETGGVPPVGTTVVSWLPFFHDMGLIHGVCAPIHAGLHAVLMSPMAFLQRPARWIQQLASHPHTFSAAPNFAFELAVRRTSDDDLAGLNLSDVSGIISGSERIHAATITRFNERFQKFGLRRTTVRPSYGLAEATVYVATAELERIGTSVRFEYEKLSAGHAKRCENTASGGTELVSYGAARTSTLRIVDPETMRENPAGAIGEIWVHGENVAMGYWRNPEQTARYFGISLVSPTPSTPADGWLRTGDLGVMSDGELFIIGRIKDLLIVDGRNHYPDDIEATIQEITGGRVAAIAIPDDRTEHLVAIIELKDRSESREAAIDRLRGVKRQVTSAISQNHSLRVADIVLVPQGAIPITTSGKVRRSTCLDRYRLDDFSRLDASM; encoded by the coding sequence TTGTCCGTGCTTGGGACCTCCTCTGCGGAGACCTCAATTCCGAACGTGCTGCGTGCGCGGGCGCTTCGTCAGCCCGACGCACCCGCGTACACGTTCGTCGACTACGAGATCGATCCTGCTGGCTACCCCGAGACCCTGACCTGGTCGCAGGTGTACCAGCGGGTCCGCGTGGTCGCCGAGGAACTCACGCTCTGCGGGGCGATCGGGGACCGGGCGGCGATCCTGGCGCCGCAGGGTCTGGAGTACGTGATCGCGTTCCTCGGTGCGCTGCACGCCGGTTTCGTCGCCGTCCCGCTGTCGGTACCGCAGGCGGGATCGCACGACGAGCGGGTGTCGGCCGCCCTGCGCGATTCCGCACCCACGGTGATCCTCACGACGACGGCGGTGGCGGACGTCGTCCGGGAGTACTCCGCCGTGCTCGGCCGCTCGGCGCCAAGCGTCGTCGAGGTCGACGCGCTGGACCTCGACGCGCCGGTCGAGTCCGAACCGGCACCGCAGGTGCGTTCCCGCCCGGCCTATCTGCAGTACACCTCGGGCTCGACCCGTGTGCCCGCGGGCGTGATGGTGTCGCACCGCAACGTCGTCGCCAATCTCGAGCAGGTGATGGCCGACTACTTCGCCGAGACCGGCGGCGTGCCGCCGGTCGGCACCACGGTGGTGTCCTGGCTGCCCTTCTTCCACGACATGGGTTTGATCCACGGTGTGTGCGCACCGATCCACGCCGGACTGCACGCGGTCCTGATGAGCCCGATGGCCTTCCTGCAGCGCCCGGCACGGTGGATCCAGCAGCTGGCCTCCCACCCCCATACCTTCTCGGCCGCGCCGAACTTCGCCTTCGAACTGGCGGTCCGGCGCACCTCGGACGACGACCTCGCAGGACTGAACCTCAGCGACGTGTCCGGAATCATCAGCGGGAGTGAACGCATCCACGCGGCCACCATCACCCGGTTCAACGAGCGGTTCCAGAAGTTCGGCCTGCGGCGGACGACGGTGCGACCGTCCTACGGCCTCGCCGAGGCGACGGTCTACGTGGCGACGGCCGAGCTGGAGCGAATCGGCACCTCCGTCCGCTTCGAGTACGAGAAGCTGTCCGCGGGTCACGCCAAGCGGTGCGAGAACACCGCGAGCGGAGGAACGGAGCTCGTCAGCTACGGCGCTGCGCGGACGTCGACCCTGCGGATCGTGGATCCCGAGACCATGCGGGAGAACCCGGCGGGCGCCATCGGCGAGATCTGGGTGCACGGCGAGAACGTCGCCATGGGCTACTGGCGCAATCCCGAGCAGACGGCGCGCTACTTCGGTATTTCCCTGGTCAGCCCGACACCCTCCACCCCGGCGGACGGCTGGTTGCGCACCGGTGACCTCGGGGTGATGTCCGACGGCGAGCTCTTCATCATCGGGCGCATCAAAGACCTGCTGATCGTCGATGGCCGCAATCACTATCCCGATGACATCGAGGCGACGATCCAGGAGATCACCGGTGGACGCGTCGCGGCCATCGCCATCCCAGACGACCGCACCGAGCACCTGGTCGCCATCATCGAACTCAAGGATCGGAGCGAATCGCGCGAGGCCGCGATCGACCGGCTCCGCGGGGTGAAACGGCAAGTCACGTCGGCGATCTCGCAGAACCACAGCCTGCGGGTGGCCGATATCGTGCTGGTACCGCAGGGCGCGATCCCGATCACCACGAGCGGCAAGGTCCGCCGTTCCACGTGTCTGGATCGTTACCGGCTGGACGACTTCTCGCGCCTCGACGCATCGATGTGA
- a CDS encoding ATP-grasp domain-containing protein: MSEASGSERPRTVLLLGAGDAGPELALAFERLGVAVTRVEQCPEADAVGALLDEHRPDYVIAVSADVSAAVLIAAAERESVEVFPTPRAVRLGADREGLRKLAGDELGLPTVPFWFASSAEELAAVADHAGFPLVVTPLTGTVADGQSVLTRPDDVEPAWKRAFATGPAWSNRVMAETVVEVDEEVTLLTVRTTEASGPAVQFCEPIGHRKAGAGPLETWQPHRLSLAALDAARSIAARIVHSLGGRGVFAVELLVHGDEVYFATVDAQPLETGLITLRSQRLSYFELHARAILGLSVDTIMISPAAAEVGTRRTGPGPALAEALDVPESDVRLLDATSVAIATAPDVVRARDRAHRVSTVVHGLGS; this comes from the coding sequence ATGAGTGAAGCCTCCGGCAGCGAGCGTCCCCGTACCGTCCTACTTCTCGGCGCCGGTGACGCCGGTCCCGAGCTGGCCCTGGCGTTCGAGCGCCTCGGCGTCGCCGTCACGCGGGTCGAGCAGTGCCCCGAGGCGGACGCGGTGGGTGCCCTGCTCGACGAACACCGGCCCGACTACGTGATCGCCGTGTCCGCCGACGTCTCGGCCGCCGTGCTGATCGCCGCGGCCGAGCGGGAGTCCGTCGAGGTCTTCCCCACGCCGCGTGCGGTCCGACTGGGTGCCGATCGCGAGGGCTTGCGCAAGTTGGCGGGCGACGAACTGGGTCTGCCGACCGTGCCGTTCTGGTTCGCCTCGTCGGCCGAGGAGCTGGCCGCCGTCGCGGATCATGCCGGCTTCCCGCTGGTCGTGACGCCACTGACGGGCACGGTTGCCGACGGCCAGTCGGTGCTGACGCGGCCCGACGACGTCGAGCCCGCGTGGAAGCGCGCGTTCGCCACGGGCCCGGCGTGGTCCAACCGGGTGATGGCCGAAACCGTGGTCGAGGTCGACGAGGAGGTCACTCTGCTCACGGTGCGCACGACCGAGGCATCGGGACCGGCCGTGCAGTTCTGCGAACCCATCGGGCATCGGAAGGCAGGAGCGGGCCCGCTGGAGACGTGGCAGCCGCACCGGCTGTCGCTGGCGGCTCTGGACGCCGCGCGGTCCATCGCCGCCCGCATCGTGCACTCGCTGGGCGGACGGGGTGTGTTCGCCGTCGAGCTGCTGGTGCACGGTGACGAGGTGTACTTCGCCACGGTCGACGCGCAGCCCCTCGAAACCGGCCTGATAACCCTTCGCTCGCAACGACTCTCGTACTTCGAGCTGCATGCGAGGGCAATCCTGGGCTTGTCGGTCGACACGATCATGATCTCCCCGGCGGCCGCGGAGGTGGGCACGCGTCGGACCGGCCCCGGCCCCGCGCTGGCCGAGGCCCTCGACGTGCCCGAGAGTGACGTGCGACTGCTGGACGCGACGTCGGTGGCGATCGCGACCGCCCCCGACGTCGTCCGGGCCCGTGATCGGGCGCACCGGGTGTCCACCGTCGTTCATGGGCTCGGGTCGTGA
- a CDS encoding UBP-type zinc finger domain-containing protein, which produces MRRRTRQREVNSPPSSPTCEHLAESADAAEPEALTPGMCAGCAELGESTWAHLRMCLACGHVGCCDSSPHKHANDHFHTTGHAVMRSVEPGESWRWCYVDIQLG; this is translated from the coding sequence ATGCGGAGGAGAACGCGACAGCGCGAGGTGAATTCCCCGCCGTCGTCCCCGACGTGCGAGCACCTCGCCGAGAGCGCCGACGCGGCGGAGCCCGAAGCCCTCACGCCGGGTATGTGCGCGGGGTGTGCGGAGCTGGGCGAGAGCACCTGGGCACATCTGCGGATGTGCCTCGCGTGTGGGCACGTCGGCTGTTGTGACTCGAGCCCGCACAAGCACGCCAACGACCACTTTCACACCACCGGTCATGCCGTCATGAGGTCCGTGGAGCCAGGCGAGAGCTGGCGATGGTGCTACGTCGACATTCAGCTGGGATGA
- a CDS encoding thioesterase II family protein yields MTATTKDADRPRLYIFPHTGGSPEFYVPFARAFTDTSCVAVQYPGKRAGKDLSQYTGIPELADRLCAMLKPADAPSGRVALFGHSMGALLAFEVALRFEQAGNPVAALFVSASAAPGAVRHGVDLKGSELELLSMVSDVTGANPEFLKNERFAATMLPTLRGLKAIASYDHPPEVKVACPIYGLMADDDDLATAELMTPWAQRTTADFELTTFVGDHFYINTNLPHLAHWVEQRVLAHSTEDVRAGSVPPGPA; encoded by the coding sequence GTGACCGCGACGACCAAGGATGCGGACCGGCCGCGCCTCTACATCTTTCCCCACACGGGCGGCTCGCCGGAGTTCTACGTTCCGTTCGCCAGGGCGTTCACCGACACCAGCTGCGTCGCGGTGCAGTATCCGGGCAAGCGGGCAGGCAAGGACCTGTCGCAGTACACCGGGATCCCCGAGCTCGCCGACCGCCTGTGCGCGATGCTCAAACCCGCTGACGCCCCGTCGGGCCGGGTGGCGCTCTTCGGCCACAGCATGGGGGCGCTGTTGGCCTTCGAGGTGGCCCTGCGCTTCGAGCAGGCAGGCAACCCCGTCGCGGCGCTGTTCGTGTCGGCCAGCGCCGCGCCGGGAGCGGTGCGCCACGGCGTCGACCTGAAGGGCTCCGAACTCGAGCTGCTCAGCATGGTCAGCGACGTCACGGGCGCCAACCCGGAGTTCCTGAAGAACGAACGGTTCGCCGCCACGATGCTGCCGACGCTGCGCGGCCTGAAGGCCATCGCGTCGTACGACCACCCGCCCGAGGTGAAGGTGGCCTGTCCCATCTACGGGCTGATGGCCGATGACGACGACCTGGCCACCGCCGAACTCATGACCCCGTGGGCGCAACGCACCACGGCGGACTTCGAGCTGACCACCTTCGTGGGCGACCATTTCTACATCAACACGAATCTGCCGCACCTCGCCCACTGGGTCGAGCAGCGCGTGTTGGCGCACTCCACCGAAGACGTGCGGGCCGGCTCGGTCCCGCCGGGTCCGGCGTGA